The genomic DNA AGAGACGACCGGCAGGATTCACGCGATCTGTTCCACGTGCTCGTCGAAGGCTTGCAGCGCGAGGGCTTGACCGCCGTGATGGCCGTGGAGGCCTCGATCCTCAACGGGGGGTTTCCTCCGGGGCTGGAGGAGGAGTCCATCGCGGATACCGTCATCCGCCTGCGGACCGAGGAGACATACCGCGCCGTGTTCCGGTCCATCGAGATCGTGAAGTCGCGCGGCCAGCCGTTCCAGATGGGACTTCACAGCTTCCGCATCGTGGACGGGCAGGGGCTGCAGGTCTATCGCCGGGTGCAAGCGCCCCGGGCGCCGAGCCGCGAGAGCGAAGGGACCTTCGATCCCACGAAGCGAGTCACGACCGGGACTCCGGGCCTCGATCCGGTGGTCAACGGCGGATTCATGCTCGGCAGCACCACGGTGGTCGCGGGCATCTCGGGCGTCGGTAAGAGCGTCATGGGATTGCAGTACATCGGGGAGGGGGCGCGCCGCGGCGAAAACAGCCTGATGGTGACGCTCGACGAGCAGTATGCGCAGGTTCTCCGAAACGCCAAGAGCATCGGGATCGATCTCGAGCCTGCCATCAAGAAAGGCATCGTCCGGGTCGTCTACGAGCCGCCTCAAGAAATAGAGATCGATCACCACTTTCACCAGATCGAGCAGTACGTCGAGCAGTTCAAGCCGACGCGCGTCCTGATCGACAGCCTCTCGACCTATGGCTCCGCGCTGGGCACCAGCGGCCGGATCTTTCGCGACTTCTTTCACGCCGTCGTCGCCCTGATGAAAGAGCATCAGATCGCCGCGGTCTACAACCATGAAAACCCCGAAATGCTCGGGATGTCGTCCATGATGGGAGATTTCGCGATGAGCTCGCTGGTGGACAACATCATCCTGATGAACTGGGTGGAGCTGGGGGATACGTTCCGCCTCGGCCTGACGGTGGCCAAGATGCGGGCGAATCCCGTCGTCCGCACGACCCACGAGTGCGAAATCGTGGACCGGCGGGGACTGTCTGTGCTGCCGCGTGAGATGCACGTTCCTCCAAGCGCCTTCTCTTCGTATTACAGCCTTCTGTCCCGCAATCCGGAGCGCCGCCCCCGGCGTGACGATGCCGAAAAAGCGAGGTGAGTCCGTGTCGTCCGCACCGGATGAGCAACCCCTCGCATCCGGAGTGTGGCTCCCGGCGCTGGAAAAATTCGCCGCCGTCACCGGATTGACCGTCCAGCTCTACGATGCGGGCGGGAAGCTCGCCTTCGGTCCCATCGGCCCTAATCCCCTGTTTCAGTTGCTGAAGGGATACGAGCCCGGCATCTTCGAGGAATGCGCGCGGCGCTGTCTGGAACAGGACGTCGATCGCTCGCCCATCGCCCTCCGAACCGCCCAAGGATTAGGCGTCGTCGGAGTCTGTCTGAAGCGCGGGGAGAAACCCCGTGCCTCCATCGTCGGCGGGTACGTGCTCGTGGATTTCCTGAACCAGTTCGCGATCCAGGAATTGGCTCGGGAATCCGGAGTGGCTTTTGCGCGGGCCTGGGAGGTTTCACGCCGGGAACGGCCGGTGCCGGAGCGCCGCTTGGTGCTGGTCGGAGAGCTCTTGCGAATCCTCGGAGACGCGCTTCTGCGAGAGGACCATCGCATCAGTCTCGATGAAGAAACGATGAGGCTCAGCGAGAAGACGGCGGTCGCGAAAGACGACTTCCTGGCCGTGCTCTCCCATGAATTGCGCTCGCCGCTCACCCCGATCATCGCCTGGGCCCACATCCTGAAGGCCGGAGGGGATCCGCTTCGGGCGGCGGACGTGATCGAGCGCAACGCCCTGCTTCAGGCCCGCCTCGTCGAGGACCTCCTGGACGTGAACCAAGTCATGCGAGGCAAGACACCGTTGGACCTCCAGCCGCTCGATATCCGAGGAGCTCTGGGCTCCGCCGTGGCCGCGATCGCGCAGGCTGCGGAACAAAAGAGGATTCGGCTGGAGTTCTCCGGAGGGGAGAAACCCGTGCTCGTCCGCGCCGACGCGGGCAGGCTCCAGCAGATCCTCACGAACGTTCTCTCCAACGCTCTGAAATTCACTCCTCCGACCGGCAGCATCCACGTGCTCCTCGCCCGGGAAGCGGACCAGGCGGTCGTGACGATCACCGACACGGGCAAGGGAATCGCCGCCGAGTTCCTGCCGTTCGTTTTCGATCTGTTTCGCCAACAGGAAGAAGGCACGCGGCGGCAATACTCGGGGCTCGGCGCCGGACTCGCCATCGTCCGGCGGCTGGTCGAGGCTCATCAAGGGAAGGTCGCCGTTTCGAGCCCCGGAATGGGACTGGGCACGAGCGTGCGGCTGGTACTGCCCCTCGCGGTGGGGACGGAGACGGCGAGCGCCATCATGCACGACACGGAGGTCTCCTCTTCGGCACGCTTGGACAACCTCAGTATCCTCCTGGTCGAGGATGCCGAGGACGTGCGGGAGGCGACGGAACTGGTCTTGAAGGGTCTCGGAGCCGCCGTCCGGAGCGCCCCCAACGGCCAGAAAGGCCTGGCTCTGGCGGCCAGCAGTTATTTCGACATCGTGCTGTGCGATTTGCGCATGCCCGACATGGACGGATTCGAGTTCATCCGGAAGCTTCACCGGAGCTCGCGTCTAGTCTACTTGCCCGTCGTGGCCCTGACCGCGCTCGCCAGCCAAGCAGACCATGAGCGGACCCGAGATGCAGGCTTCCTGGCTCACATCGACAAACCCTTCAACGCAGCTCGGATCGTGCAGGCCGTAACCGGCGCTCTGGCCGCGCAGACGCACTAAGTCTCTCCTCGCGGACGGATGCCGATGCAGGAGGCTCAGGGACACGGGGGGATCGCTGCATCCCGGCCGGCGCCGTAGGTGCCGATCCCACAGGAGTTGCGAGCCCGGGCGAGGTACCAGTAGGTGGTGCTCGCGGCAGGAGCGGCTCGCGAGTCGGGGAAGCTGTTTGGGCCGGAGGGCTGGAGACACGACGCGGCGGACAGACCCGTCGAGCCGGGAGGACTCGTGAACGTGCCCCCCACCAGATCATAAATGGTCTCGGATCCCGCGGGCGTGCTCTGGGAGGTCCACGTGACGGTCGTCGGGTTTCCAGTGAGAACGGCCAAGCCTGAGACCTCCGACGGAACCCCCCAAACTTGTGGATCCGTGTCGAGGCAATCGCCGCCCACGGAGACGAACCCCGGGAGTGGGATCGACTCGCAGGTGGTCTGCGCCGTCTGCGGGTCTCCGAAGTGATCCAGATCCCGATCAAGGTAGTAGATATAGTAAGTCCCGCATTGCCGGCAGTAACGCCCCCCCGTCCCGAGAGGACCCTGATTGAAGCCTCCCCAGACGAGCATTTCGGTGCCCGCCCAGACGGCCCTAGAATCGTATCGAGGGTACGGTAGGTTCGATCCCGTCCCGGTGGGCGTCCAAGTGTCGTTCGACGGATTGTAACGCCCGCCGGTGTTCAACGCATTGGGGCTGGAGTACCCTCCCCAGACAATCATCTCGCCGTTCCCCCATACCGCGGTGTGAGACAGTCGACCGGCCGGTACCCCAGTTCCCGTACCTGTAGGATTCCAAGTGTTCGAGGAGGGATTGTAGCGGCCCCCCGTGTTGCTCGCGGGCCCCGAGCTCCCCCAGACGATCACTTCGGAGCCGGTCCAGACCGCCGTGTGTCCATCGGGGCTGGAGGGAGCGCCGGACGTGCTGACGGCGGCCCATGAATC from Candidatus Polarisedimenticolia bacterium includes the following:
- a CDS encoding ATP-binding protein, yielding MSSAPDEQPLASGVWLPALEKFAAVTGLTVQLYDAGGKLAFGPIGPNPLFQLLKGYEPGIFEECARRCLEQDVDRSPIALRTAQGLGVVGVCLKRGEKPRASIVGGYVLVDFLNQFAIQELARESGVAFARAWEVSRRERPVPERRLVLVGELLRILGDALLREDHRISLDEETMRLSEKTAVAKDDFLAVLSHELRSPLTPIIAWAHILKAGGDPLRAADVIERNALLQARLVEDLLDVNQVMRGKTPLDLQPLDIRGALGSAVAAIAQAAEQKRIRLEFSGGEKPVLVRADAGRLQQILTNVLSNALKFTPPTGSIHVLLAREADQAVVTITDTGKGIAAEFLPFVFDLFRQQEEGTRRQYSGLGAGLAIVRRLVEAHQGKVAVSSPGMGLGTSVRLVLPLAVGTETASAIMHDTEVSSSARLDNLSILLVEDAEDVREATELVLKGLGAAVRSAPNGQKGLALAASSYFDIVLCDLRMPDMDGFEFIRKLHRSSRLVYLPVVALTALASQADHERTRDAGFLAHIDKPFNAARIVQAVTGALAAQTH
- a CDS encoding ATPase domain-containing protein; the protein is MKGPGLIRTGITGLDAILGGGIPRGNIILLEGAIGTGKTTLGVEMIYRGASEFDEPGIIVLFEISPDKLTRDAARLGWDLQELERRGRLKIVFTTRDVFRQEMQQADSLLLEQAASIGATRMFIDGVARLRDDRQDSRDLFHVLVEGLQREGLTAVMAVEASILNGGFPPGLEEESIADTVIRLRTEETYRAVFRSIEIVKSRGQPFQMGLHSFRIVDGQGLQVYRRVQAPRAPSRESEGTFDPTKRVTTGTPGLDPVVNGGFMLGSTTVVAGISGVGKSVMGLQYIGEGARRGENSLMVTLDEQYAQVLRNAKSIGIDLEPAIKKGIVRVVYEPPQEIEIDHHFHQIEQYVEQFKPTRVLIDSLSTYGSALGTSGRIFRDFFHAVVALMKEHQIAAVYNHENPEMLGMSSMMGDFAMSSLVDNIILMNWVELGDTFRLGLTVAKMRANPVVRTTHECEIVDRRGLSVLPREMHVPPSAFSSYYSLLSRNPERRPRRDDAEKAR